A single window of Taeniopygia guttata chromosome 1, bTaeGut7.mat, whole genome shotgun sequence DNA harbors:
- the PANX1 gene encoding pannexin-1 isoform X1 has product MCGCPIPGSVLGQAESGLAEGVPAHRIFKVPSKPSHSATRRAPGAGSAPLPSHRAGRGRAGLRGRSRAEPRRAGPSQPDPAQPSPAQPGPAMAIAHIATEYVFSDFLLKEPPETRYKGLRLELALDKIVTCIAVGLPLLLISLAFAQEVSIGAQISCFAPSSFSWRQAAYVDSYCWAAVQQKQPSHNNLENIPLWLHKFFPYILLLVAILLYLPCLFWRFTAAPHLSSDLKFIMEELDKAYNRAIKAANSIRSGDPRDPTDLIPAANENMTQSLWEIPESYFKYPIVEQYLKTKKNSKCLIIKYITCRLLTLVIIFLACLYLGYYISLSSLSDEFLCTIKTGILKNDTTVPEVVQCKLIAVGVFKVLSYINLIVYLMVMPLVVYAMFVPWRWNSGVLKVYEILPTFDVLKLKSKHFDDLSLYLLFLEENVSELKSFKCLKVLENIAVSEKFDVMQLLVNLGTIKTDTIDGKPGTAELEKPEEATSEELEKDATELQVLTDREASGSVNTREDKRLRQRLIDSSC; this is encoded by the exons atgtgtggatgccccatccccgGCAGTGTTCTGGGCCAGGCTGAATCTGGTCTAGCAGAAGGCGTTCCTGCCCACaggatctttaaagtcccttccaagccaagcCATTCTGCGACCCGCCGGGCCCCTGGCGCTGGCTCAGCCCCTCTCCCGAGCCAcagggccgggcggggccgggccgggctgcgggGGCGTTCCCGAGCCGAGCCGCGCCGGGCGGGGCCCAGCCAGCCTGACCCAGCCCAGCCGAGCCCggcgcagcccggcccggccatGGCCATCGCGCACATTGCCACCGAGTACGTCTTCTCCGACTTCCTGCTGAAGGAGCCGCCGGAGACGCGCTACAAGGGGCTGCGGCTGGAGCTGGCCCTCGACAAGATCGTCACCTGCATCGCCGTGGGGCTGCCGCTGCTCCTCATCTCCCTCGCCTTCGCCCAGGAGGTCTCCATCG GTGCTCAGATAAGCTGTTTTGCACCCAGCTCTTTCTCCTGGCGACAAGCTGCTTATGTGGACTCCTACTGCTGGGCAGCTGTGCAGCAGAAGCAACCATCCCACAACAACTTAGAAAATATACCCCTGTGGCTGCATAAA tTCTTCCCATACATCCTTCTGCTTGTTGCCATCCTGCTGTATCTGCCATGTTTGTTCTGGCGCTTCACTGCAGCACCTCACCTTTCCTCAGACCTGAAATTTATTATGGAAGAGCTTGACAAAGCCTATAACAGGGCAATCAAAGCTGCTAATAGCATTCGAAGTGGAGACCCCAGGGACCCTACTGACTTGATTCCAGCTGCTAATGAGAACATGACACAGAG tttgtggGAAATACCTGAAAGCTACTTTAAATACCCAATTGTGGAGCAGTACCTGAAGACAAAAAAGAATTCCAAGTgcttaataattaaatatattacaTGCCGTTTGCTCACACTAgtaattattttccttgcatGCCTCTATCTGGGCTACTACATTAGTCTTTCCTCTCTGAGTGATGAGTTTCTGTGTACTATCAAAACTGGGATCCTTAAGAATGACACAACTGTTCCAGAAGTGGTTCAGTGCAAACTTATTGCTGTTGGTGTCTTCAAGGTACTCAGCTATATTAACTTGATAGTTTACCTGATGGTAATGCCCCTGGTAGTGTATGCAATGTTTGTTCCATGGAGGTGGAATTCAGGTGTTCTCAAAGTGTATGAAATCTTGCCAACTTTCGATGTTCTGAAACTTAAGTCAAAGCATTTTGATGACTTAAGCCTTTACCTCCTCTTTCTTGAGGAAAACGTGAGTGAACTTAAATCATTTAAATGCCTTAAAGTGCTGGAGAACATTGCAGTTTCTGAGAAGTTTGATGTCATGCAGCTTTTGGTAAACCTTGGTACTATTAAGACTGACACTATAGATGGGAAGCCAGGGACTGCTGAGTTGGAGAAGCCTGAAGAAGCAACTTCAGAAGAGCTGGAAAAAGATGCGACAGAGTTACAAG TTCTGACAGACCGTGAAGCAAGTGGCAGTGTGAATACGAGAGAAGACAAGAGACTTCGCCAAAGACTTATAGATTCTTCGTGCTGA
- the PANX1 gene encoding pannexin-1 isoform X2, translated as MCGCPIPGSVLGQAESGLAEGVPAHRIFKVPSKPSHSATRRAPGAGSAPLPSHRAGRGRAGLRGRSRAEPRRAGPSQPDPAQPSPAQPGPAMAIAHIATEYVFSDFLLKEPPETRYKGLRLELALDKIVTCIAVGLPLLLISLAFAQEVSIGAQISCFAPSSFSWRQAAYVDSYCWAAVQQKQPSHNNLENIPLWLHKFFPYILLLVAILLYLPCLFWRFTAAPHLSSDLKFIMEELDKAYNRAIKAANSIRSGDPRDPTDLIPAANENMTQSLWEIPESYFKYPIVEQYLKTKKNSKCLIIKYITCRLLTLVIIFLACLYLGYYISLSSLSDEFLCTIKTGILKNDTTVPEVVQCKLIAVGVFKVLSYINLIVYLMVMPLVVYAMFVPWRWNSGVLKVYEILPTFDVLKLKSKHFDDLSLYLLFLEENVSELKSFKCLKVLENIAVSEKFDVMQLLVNLGTIKTDTIDGKPGTAELEKPEEATSEELEKDATELQDREASGSVNTREDKRLRQRLIDSSC; from the exons atgtgtggatgccccatccccgGCAGTGTTCTGGGCCAGGCTGAATCTGGTCTAGCAGAAGGCGTTCCTGCCCACaggatctttaaagtcccttccaagccaagcCATTCTGCGACCCGCCGGGCCCCTGGCGCTGGCTCAGCCCCTCTCCCGAGCCAcagggccgggcggggccgggccgggctgcgggGGCGTTCCCGAGCCGAGCCGCGCCGGGCGGGGCCCAGCCAGCCTGACCCAGCCCAGCCGAGCCCggcgcagcccggcccggccatGGCCATCGCGCACATTGCCACCGAGTACGTCTTCTCCGACTTCCTGCTGAAGGAGCCGCCGGAGACGCGCTACAAGGGGCTGCGGCTGGAGCTGGCCCTCGACAAGATCGTCACCTGCATCGCCGTGGGGCTGCCGCTGCTCCTCATCTCCCTCGCCTTCGCCCAGGAGGTCTCCATCG GTGCTCAGATAAGCTGTTTTGCACCCAGCTCTTTCTCCTGGCGACAAGCTGCTTATGTGGACTCCTACTGCTGGGCAGCTGTGCAGCAGAAGCAACCATCCCACAACAACTTAGAAAATATACCCCTGTGGCTGCATAAA tTCTTCCCATACATCCTTCTGCTTGTTGCCATCCTGCTGTATCTGCCATGTTTGTTCTGGCGCTTCACTGCAGCACCTCACCTTTCCTCAGACCTGAAATTTATTATGGAAGAGCTTGACAAAGCCTATAACAGGGCAATCAAAGCTGCTAATAGCATTCGAAGTGGAGACCCCAGGGACCCTACTGACTTGATTCCAGCTGCTAATGAGAACATGACACAGAG tttgtggGAAATACCTGAAAGCTACTTTAAATACCCAATTGTGGAGCAGTACCTGAAGACAAAAAAGAATTCCAAGTgcttaataattaaatatattacaTGCCGTTTGCTCACACTAgtaattattttccttgcatGCCTCTATCTGGGCTACTACATTAGTCTTTCCTCTCTGAGTGATGAGTTTCTGTGTACTATCAAAACTGGGATCCTTAAGAATGACACAACTGTTCCAGAAGTGGTTCAGTGCAAACTTATTGCTGTTGGTGTCTTCAAGGTACTCAGCTATATTAACTTGATAGTTTACCTGATGGTAATGCCCCTGGTAGTGTATGCAATGTTTGTTCCATGGAGGTGGAATTCAGGTGTTCTCAAAGTGTATGAAATCTTGCCAACTTTCGATGTTCTGAAACTTAAGTCAAAGCATTTTGATGACTTAAGCCTTTACCTCCTCTTTCTTGAGGAAAACGTGAGTGAACTTAAATCATTTAAATGCCTTAAAGTGCTGGAGAACATTGCAGTTTCTGAGAAGTTTGATGTCATGCAGCTTTTGGTAAACCTTGGTACTATTAAGACTGACACTATAGATGGGAAGCCAGGGACTGCTGAGTTGGAGAAGCCTGAAGAAGCAACTTCAGAAGAGCTGGAAAAAGATGCGACAGAGTTACAAG ACCGTGAAGCAAGTGGCAGTGTGAATACGAGAGAAGACAAGAGACTTCGCCAAAGACTTATAGATTCTTCGTGCTGA